TGTCGCCCAGGGCATAAGGGGCATGATGACTTGACGTCATCCTCACCTTCTTCCGGCTTATCACCGGCAGTCTGCTCAGGGTTCCAAACTCAATCTTGGCAACTAAACACGAGGGTTGCGCTCGTTGCGGGACTTAACCCAACACCTTACGACACGAGCTGACGACAGCCATGCACCACCTGTGTCCGCGTTCCCGAAGGCACCCCTCTCTTTCAAGAGGATTCGAGGCATGTCAAGCCCTGGTAAGGTTCTTCGCTTTGCATCGAATTAAACCACATGCTCCACCGCTTGTGCGGGCCCCCGTCAATTCCTTTGAGTTTCATTCTTGCGAACGTACTACCCAGGCGGGATACTTAACGCGTTAGCTACAACATTGCACGGGTCGATACGCACAGCGCCTAGTATCCATCGTTTACGGCTAGGACTACTGGGGTATCTAATCCCATTCGCTCCCCTAGCTTTCGTCTCTCAGTGTCAGTGTCGGCCCAGCAGAGTGCTTTCGCCGTTGGTGTTCTTTCCGATCTCTACGCATTTCACCGCTCCACCGGAAATTCCCTCTGCCCCTCTACCCCGAGCTATATCCACCGccataagaagaagaaaatgctTGGCTGTTAAATAACTCACTTCTTGGTCTTTGATCCCCTCAGTCACTACGAACGCCCCCGATCAGTGCAATGAGATGTGTCTATTTATCTATCTCTCTCTTGACTCGAAAAGGAGCAGGTTTGAAAAAGGATCTTAGAGTGTCTAAGGTTGTGCCAGGAGGGTCTCTGAAtgccttcctttttcttctcatcGGAGTTATTTCACAAATACTTGCCATggtaaagaagaaggaggaaCAAGCACACTTGGAGAGCGCAGTACAACGGATAGTTGTATGCTGCGTTCGGGAAGGATGAATCGCTCCCGAAAAGGAATCTATTGATTCTCTCCCAATTGCTTGGACTGTAGGTGCGATGATTTACTTCACGGGCGAGGTCTCTGGTTCAAGTCCAGGATGGCCCAGCTGCGTCGaggaaaagaatagaaaactgACTTGACTCCTTCATGCATGCTCCACTCGGCTCGGGGGGATATAGCTCAGTTGGTAGAGCTCCGCTCTTGCAATTGGGTCGTTGCGATTACGGGTTGGATGTCTAATTGTCCAGGCGATAATGATAGTATCTTGTACCTGAACCGGTGGCTAACTTTTTCTAAGTAATGGGAAAGAGGACCGAAACATGCCATTGAAAGACTCTACTGAGACAAAGACGGGCTGTCAAGAACGTAGAGGAGGTAGGATGGGCAGTTGGTCAGATCTAGTATGGATCGTACATGGACGGTAGTTGGAGTCGGTGGCTCTCCTAGGGTTTCCTCATTTGGGATCATCCTGGGGAAGAGGATCAGGCTGGCCCTTGCGAACAGCTTGATGCACTATCTCCCTTCAACCCTTTGAGCGAAATGTGGCAAAAGGAAAAAGAATCCATGGACCGACCCCATCGTCTCCACCCCGTAGGAACTACGAGATCACCCCAAGGACGCCTTCGGCATCCAGGGGTCGCGGACCGACCATAGAACCCTGTTCAAAAAGCGGAACGCATTAGCTATCCGCTCTCAGGTTGGACAGTAAGGGTCGGAGAAGGGCAATCACTCATTCTTAAAAACCAGTATTCTTAAGGATAATAACTAAATAATCTTTATAGAGAGATTAAAACTGGTGCATAACACGCTGTTTCTTTCTCCACAGCCCGAATAGGTTTCAAAGAGAAGATTACCCTGCATTCATCaaaatgtttgaaattgtaCATTTATTCAAACATTCACACTAACATTCAGAGAGACAAATATATCTATATACATTGTAATGAAAAAGACACGCTCTTGAATAAATGTACAAAATGTTTAAAATCTTATACATttattcaaacattcacaataaTATTCACAAGAGACAAATATACATTGTATTGAAAAAGACacactcttacaaattgtttgaAATCTTGTATATTTATTCAAACATTTACAATAACATTCACAAGATTTCAGACATGTTGTACATTTATTGTagaatatatttcattataatgtATACAGATATATTTGTCTCATGTGAACCTTATTGTGCattgttttatatattctttctgtTTTGAAGTGTAATCTTTCCATTGTTTCTGGTGGAAAAGTGCAGGGCAATTTCCTCTTCGAAACCTATTCGGGCTATGGAGAAGCAAATAGCGTGTTATGAACCACTTTTGATGAATGCTTGAAGGTGAAATATCATGATCAGAAAGGATAAAATAGGAatattttgatttcaaattattttaaatgtatagATCTTATTATCTACTATGGGGACctaatattgaaaatattgtacatattttatgtatatgaGTTGGAGCATATAATGTAATGAGAAAAATTATGGATTTGATTCTCTCTtctaaaaactaatatttgatgataaaaaacttcaatctctctctctttctatatatatatatatatatatatatatatatatatatatatatatatatatatatatatatatatatatatatttattcaaagACATATTTTTCCTCTATTGCATAAAGAACAcctaagttaaataaataaaaaatcaacatacaAAAACTGCTGCCTCTTTGTGTTACTCACATATTAAACATCATAACTAATCTTTATAGAAAAAACACTATTTAAACATATATCTAAAATGTGTTTACATTGTCAAAAATACTATTATATATCTAAAATGTGTTTACATAGTCAACCCAATGttttttctagaaaaacttATGCGTGCTTCAATTCatatagaaaacaaaacatatGTAGAAAGGacaaataagaaattgaaaaataacacACACAGTTTTCCATACCCACAGATAGATATAGCATTATAGTTATCTTCGAAATATATATACCAGTCTAGACTTTGACTTTGATAAAGAGattaaatttcaacaaaaaataccGTTGCTATATATTTGTTAGATCTGATTTTGTATTGTGTATAGGGATTGTATTTGTTCCCCATAGTAGTGgaaaaaaaactcttttttatataattgtctATTTTGGCAAATAGACTATAAATTGAAGAGtcccaaataaaaaaaaatatctgcCAGGTCTTGGTCAAGTTCATCCAATGGTTGTtacagatttaaaaatatttcatttcctTATTTATTGTACTGTAATGCCGTCTATATACATTCGAATTCCTCCATATGAagttataaattgattttggatatcatattatataaaagtaGAGCTATCAAAATGGGTAACGCGATCCGCGGTCTGACTCGACCTGACCTACTACAGGTTGGTCATTTAGTGAGTCAACTCaatccggctcatttattaATGAGTCGAAAAAATTTAAACCCGACCCGACCTACCACGAGTTGGTGGgttaataattggaccaattgatataaaagaaaatgaaacaaaagaaatatattgttatatatattataaactatcaagcataaaattttgccaatttattttaatgagacatacataACCGTTTGATGAAGAAACTACATGTAGCcgttaagaaaaatatataatacaagataaaattgtcatgCTTGTAAATaagtctaaaaacaagataaaacaaatgatatattcctctataatattatccatctattaaattggagtcttgaatggataaattcacAGTActatgctctcttgaagcatcttcttctttatctccatctataatatcatccaatctataatcttagggttttatttatAGAGGaaaacttttggaaagacagcAGCGCGAAAGGCTCTATTGTTAAGTAAAGGtggtgcattttgaataattaatttaattaatttgattttaataataaaaataggatttgaataattaatttaatttaattgaaaaaaataggtgggtttgtgagtcaacccaacccgcaacgggttcaacccgtgtgagtcGGGTTCTTAGTGcgccgggtcaaaattggctcgcataaaaaaatttgcatttttttccaacccaacccggctcaaacccgtggtgagccgggttggctcacaggtttcaacccattttgatgGCACTAtataaaaggtttaattatCTCAAACATTTCTATTTGTGCAGGAttttctcaaataggtccccGTATTCTAAATGGTCCCAATTAGGTCCCTTAttgtgtaaaattgaatcaatttagacctTGCCGTTAATTTGACTAGACGATGTTAAAAAATGTATTGCGTGGCAGAGTGACATTATCAAGTTTTACTAATGTGACAAAGTTTGGTCGACTGAGTTGGATTTGTTTTATTACCTATTTAAAAAActtgaatgaaatcaaaacaccatatcataattaaaaattaattagaattaagatcctattataaaaacttaaatctCTAATAAGCTGAACCCTAATTGAATTCTATATCAGAATTTTCTTTTCCAAGCTTTAGTTAATTCCCTTAGAAGATTCAGAGAACCCTAATCACAGTCTTTTTTCCAATTTTGGGTTCTCTTCCTTCACGGCCAAACCTAGTTTTGGGTTCTTCTCATTCCTTGTTCACTCTTTCTCTCGGACAAAACTCAATCCTGAGGCTCTTCGTCTCACACAAGAAACAGATTAAGGGAGCACGAGCACCCACCTTcgtcttctcctttctttcttttcattcaaAAACTTCTCCTTCCCCATATCATTTTTGACCTTGCTTCATTTCGCAAGCTGGAGGCTCTGTTTTCTCCTATCTCTTCCTCAGGTTCTGGCGCGGTGGTCGTAGGGAGGAGGGGCTCGAGTTCGTTGAACCAAGCGCGACAAAGGCGCAATAAGGGCGTTCTCGTAGCGGTGAGAATCGTAAAAGCCTCTTGATTCAGAGCTCACGAAAAGTGGAGTGTAGACAGTGTTGCGGTGGCAGGCGAAGGTGACAGCGACGTAGTGTTGCTAGAGGTACCCACGCGGTAGCAGAGTGTGTCATGTTTCCGATCTTGAAATTTTTGAGTTTTTAGAATTTGAAAAACTCAAGGATTTTATGTCTTGGAAGTATGTAATCCAATATaagaagaaatatattgaaagtATGTAATATTGTTTGgattaataattcaattttacagtAGTATTATCCAGAGAACAGGAcctataaatttttcatttagtaagactttaaaatatattaaaacaagtgtgacgaaatattttaaaatgtgcAACAACCATGGGATGAACTTGACCAAATTCTAAACCTTATTTAGTATCATATTAAGGCCATTCAAGGTTGCATAAGACacttaaatatgaaaaaaactaatataCGGAATAAGTGTTGTGCATTTTTAAAgtgaaatattattatcttatttttttttaatactatagACAACAAAAtagactaaataaaaataagtcatGCAGAAACAACAACCTGACATTCTGAAAATAATGTATACGCGATGAGTACACACGGCACATAGATCGATTTAaggaacaaaaataaataaatttgagagAACATGGTCACCGAGATAATATTGTTTATTACATACAGAAGTCAGAAGCAAAAGTTTTATTGTGAAAAACGAAATATGATGTTATAACTAAGCTTGCTATCGAAGATACGAAGCAGGTGGCATAAGATCACAGACAGACAGCATAACAACCACCGTGTGAACGAAATGAAAAATGCTTTGTGAAATTTATGAGAGAAGTTGATGATTGAATATTTGATCATTGAGATAATCTTCTTTACTGTATAGTTGTAGGAGTGAACAGAATTTGATTTGATCTTTAACTAATGACGTATATGCTGAGAAAAGGATAATGACgaatgaagaaaaaatgatgAGTGACAAAACTAGCGAACTGAGACGGTGCATcggataataattattaattctCTAATTGGCTCTATAAATAGCGTCAAGTGTAGGATATCCTTCATCCCATCCCTCAAACAAATcaaagcaattcaagaaaacaaagagaACTAAGAACTCAGAATGTCTCCGAAACCTATTTTTCGTGAATACATTATCGGTTCAAAGGATGTCCCACCCATTGAAGGTTTCGCAGTCGAAATCATCAACAAAAGAATCCCACAATTCCACTTCATTTTGGCCTTTGCCTCAGATGATTACGTTGAGGATGGAAGCGGAAAGAAACAAGGGAAGGGAAATTTCCGTGCAAATTGGAACGTGACAAAGTTCAGCGCTAAAAGTATCAGAGAACTAAAGGCAGATTACGAGGGTGTGAAGGTGGTAATAAGCCTTGGAGGTCGTGGCACCGATTTTCCATTCAATCCTAAAGACAAAGAAATATGGATTGATAATGCCAAGAAATCACTGAACGAGATAATATCAGTGCTCTACAAGTTTCATCATGAAACTGTGATTGATGGCATTGACATCAACTATGAGCACATCGAATCCAGTGAAGATGACTTTGCTTACTGCATAGGCAAAGTCATAGATTACCTCCAAACCACAATCAGTGGACTCGTGGTCTCCATTGCACCCTCAGACCCTGTCCTTTCCCACTACAAGCAGTTGTTCAAGGCTAATCCAAACCGTATTCACTGGGTCAACTACCAGTACTACGATCAGAAAGTCCCCAGCACACACGAATTTGTCAACCTCCACAAAACCCTAATAGACACCTTCGGTGTTGACAAGCTCTTGGCAGGTTTCAGCACTGATCCAAACGACAAGGGTAACATATCCCTTGAGATCTTCGTTGAGGGTGTCCTACAACTCATCGCATCTGGTTCACTTGCTGGAATTTTTGTTTCAGATGCTCAGTCCTCCCGCTTGATTGAGCCTCCCCTCTATGTTGAGAAAAAGGCACAAGAGATCCTCACTGGATCCCATTAGGTCTTCTCATCACCATACTATCAAACTGTGCTCTTTGCTTTCCTTGTATTATATCTCATGGGGTCATTCTCACAGGCTATGATTACTCATACATAGTCCATGTCCTACTAAATAAGACCCTTACCTTCTTCTGTGCTTTTTCTTTCTGTGTGCCTTCTGTATTCACTCCTTCTAAATAAAATTTCCCTCTCTCCCCTATCATAGTCTTGGTTTTCTGCTACATTACTACTTACCTTTGCCCTTCTTTCATGACTGTTTGCTCTTCCATGATCcaattatatcttttttataatattcaggatcaaaaaaaaaaaacagaaggaAACCAGAACAATTTCTATCTTGAGGGTTTGATAAGGTAGTTAAGAGTGTTTTGAACATTTACAACAACCTGAGCAAAGGATTTTCTTGTCCTAAAAGGAGTATATGAGAaacatctaaaaaatatatcaaaaaaatGGAATAAAGAGGAGATCAGATATCTTTAGaatacaaaacattttttttatccacgAATGTTAGTTATCAATAGTTTCTTATTGGATGAATTGAacctaaaaattacaaaaatctaagttaaagttaaaagataaaataaacaaaaatgttaaGAGAGTGTAATAaactttaatatgaaaatatagaagttatcaatgaaaaatattgttgaagGTGTATAAAGGGGATAACATATTGAAACAAACCTAACTTCAAAAATGGACAAGTTGGAGTGCATAAAGGAGACTGAAAGAGTGTCCGAGTACATAACTCAGGTAAAACCATGATGAACTAGCTAAATATAAATGGAGAGACGCTAGTTGAGATCTTGAGATTGTTAACCAACAACTTTAAGAATACAGAATTTGCGATTGAAAAGTTCAAGGATCTACTGAAGAGTTTTTGGATCTCATGAGACATAacaggagaagaagaagaaagaagggtCACCTTTAAATAAAGGGAGAGACTCAAAACATTCAAGATAGAGGACAAGATCGAGAAGGACACCGTGTCTAGaacatgtatcttttggttaCATAAAGAAAAGTATTTCCAAATGCATttgattaaattgatatttcaaatattatgaTGTCTGTGAGCTTGCAAAGAGtcaaaaactcatttttctttaatttcaaataaaattcataatttccttTAAAAGTTGGATGGTTCAATGTGGTTTGTGATGGTTATTGATAATTGTACATGactttgttatgttttttaaaagtgaagttagaatactattttaaaatttttgcaaAATGATTAAGACTTGTTACAAATCACAAGTTCATGTATT
This Vigna angularis cultivar LongXiaoDou No.4 chromosome 4, ASM1680809v1, whole genome shotgun sequence DNA region includes the following protein-coding sequences:
- the LOC108330130 gene encoding chitinase 2, yielding MSPKPIFREYIIGSKDVPPIEGFAVEIINKRIPQFHFILAFASDDYVEDGSGKKQGKGNFRANWNVTKFSAKSIRELKADYEGVKVVISLGGRGTDFPFNPKDKEIWIDNAKKSLNEIISVLYKFHHETVIDGIDINYEHIESSEDDFAYCIGKVIDYLQTTISGLVVSIAPSDPVLSHYKQLFKANPNRIHWVNYQYYDQKVPSTHEFVNLHKTLIDTFGVDKLLAGFSTDPNDKGNISLEIFVEGVLQLIASGSLAGIFVSDAQSSRLIEPPLYVEKKAQEILTGSH